In Alteribacter lacisalsi, a genomic segment contains:
- the rsgA gene encoding ribosome small subunit-dependent GTPase A, whose amino-acid sequence MAEGRIIKALSGFYYVENEDGIFQCRGRGNFRKRKITPLVGDRVTFEAENATDGYVLEVHDRKNKLVRPPIANVEQAVLVFSAQEPDFSPHLLDKFLVHVEANDIEPVICLSKIDLLDEETEEALAEVETLYRNAGYEVLSTSIYVDETIELLRPYLRERVSVFAGQSGVGKSSLLNALKPELNLETNQISKSLGRGKHTTRHVELIPVDTGYVADTPGFSSLDFQGVSPETLALCFPEMRERSEDCRFRQCTHINEPSCAVKESLNEGEIAPSRYKHYVQFMQEIQNQKRRY is encoded by the coding sequence ATGGCAGAAGGCCGGATTATTAAAGCCTTGAGTGGCTTTTATTACGTTGAAAATGAAGATGGTATTTTTCAGTGCAGGGGTAGAGGGAATTTCAGGAAAAGAAAAATAACACCTCTTGTAGGTGACCGGGTGACTTTCGAAGCCGAGAACGCAACCGATGGGTACGTACTTGAAGTTCACGATCGTAAAAATAAACTTGTACGTCCGCCTATAGCGAACGTGGAGCAGGCTGTACTGGTTTTTTCGGCACAGGAGCCGGATTTCAGTCCTCACCTGCTTGATAAATTTCTCGTTCATGTGGAAGCGAATGACATTGAACCGGTTATCTGTCTGTCAAAAATAGATCTTCTGGATGAAGAGACAGAGGAAGCGCTGGCAGAGGTGGAAACGCTTTACAGAAACGCGGGCTACGAGGTGCTCAGCACGTCCATTTATGTGGATGAGACAATTGAACTTCTCAGGCCCTATCTCCGCGAGCGGGTGTCTGTTTTTGCCGGTCAGTCAGGTGTTGGGAAATCATCGCTCCTGAATGCCTTAAAGCCGGAGCTTAACCTGGAAACAAATCAGATCTCCAAAAGCCTCGGACGGGGCAAGCACACAACCCGCCACGTGGAGCTGATCCCGGTTGATACCGGCTATGTTGCTGATACACCGGGATTCAGTTCACTTGATTTTCAGGGTGTCTCTCCTGAGACGCTCGCACTCTGTTTTCCGGAAATGAGAGAGCGGTCAGAGGACTGCCGATTCCGACAGTGCACCCACATTAACGAACCTTCCTGCGCTGTGAAAGAATCGTTAAATGAAGGAGAGATAGCACCATCACGATATAAGCATTACGTTCAGTTCATGCAGGAAATTCAAAATCAGAAGCGGAGGTACTGA
- the rpe gene encoding ribulose-phosphate 3-epimerase yields MIKIAPSILSADFASLGSEIKDVEQGGADYIHIDVMDGHFVPNITIGPLIVNAVRPVTELPLDVHLMIENPDRYIPDFAKAGADIISVHVEACPHLHRTVHMIREHGAKPGVVLNPATPVQAIEHVITDVDLILLMTVNPGFGGQSFIESVVPKIRKVKQMCDEAGRPDMDIEIDGGVNPETARLCVEAGANVLVAGSAVYGRPDRKKAIEQIRG; encoded by the coding sequence ATGATAAAAATAGCACCATCCATTCTGTCAGCAGACTTTGCCAGTCTCGGCAGCGAAATTAAGGATGTCGAACAGGGCGGGGCGGATTACATTCACATTGATGTGATGGACGGGCACTTCGTCCCTAATATTACAATCGGTCCACTGATAGTAAATGCAGTGAGACCAGTGACGGAGCTTCCTCTCGATGTGCATCTCATGATCGAAAATCCCGACCGGTACATTCCGGACTTTGCAAAAGCAGGAGCAGATATTATTTCCGTGCACGTGGAAGCATGCCCTCATCTTCACAGGACTGTACATATGATTCGTGAGCACGGCGCAAAACCAGGCGTGGTTCTGAACCCGGCAACGCCGGTTCAGGCGATTGAACATGTGATTACCGATGTGGATCTGATCCTTTTAATGACAGTAAATCCGGGCTTTGGGGGCCAGTCGTTTATAGAATCAGTTGTACCGAAAATCAGAAAAGTTAAGCAGATGTGTGACGAAGCAGGGCGTCCTGATATGGATATTGAAATCGACGGAGGGGTGAATCCGGAAACGGCTCGTCTCTGTGTAGAAGCAGGTGCCAACGTGCTTGTAGCAGGTTCGGCTGTCTACGGCCGTCCCGACCGGAAAAAAGCCATCGAACAGATCAGAGGCTGA
- a CDS encoding thiamine diphosphokinase — MDIVIVAGGPPELVPDFNELRDHHRHAVWAGVDRGVHALLKAGITPAHAFGDFDSVTEEEREWLNRSEADFHVFQEQKDETDLELALNWALSTEGEGSVWIYGATGGRLDHLLANVQMLLIGVGSEKNMILADRQNRVRLLSPGTYEIRSEMPYVSLIPFTSDVRGITLTGFKYNAIDLDLKAGTSRGVSNEIHEALGTLVFKEGLLLVLETGDR, encoded by the coding sequence ATGGATATCGTAATCGTGGCAGGGGGGCCTCCTGAACTGGTTCCTGATTTCAATGAACTGCGAGACCATCACAGACATGCAGTATGGGCAGGGGTTGACAGAGGCGTGCATGCCCTTTTAAAAGCAGGAATTACACCTGCTCATGCCTTTGGCGATTTTGATTCGGTTACGGAGGAAGAACGGGAGTGGTTGAACCGGTCGGAAGCGGACTTTCACGTATTTCAGGAGCAAAAGGATGAAACCGATCTGGAGCTCGCGCTCAACTGGGCTCTCAGTACCGAAGGCGAAGGCAGTGTATGGATTTATGGAGCTACAGGAGGAAGGCTTGATCACCTGCTTGCAAATGTACAGATGCTGCTCATAGGGGTAGGCTCTGAAAAAAATATGATCCTTGCAGACCGTCAGAACCGGGTGAGACTGCTTAGTCCCGGGACATATGAAATCCGTTCAGAGATGCCATATGTGTCTCTTATTCCATTTACGTCTGATGTCCGGGGCATAACCCTCACCGGATTTAAATATAATGCAATAGACCTTGATCTCAAGGCAGGTACGAGCAGAGGCGTCAGCAATGAAATTCACGAAGCGCTCGGAACGCTTGTTTTTAAAGAGGGTCTTCTGCTTGTTCTGGAGACAGGCGACAGGTAA
- the spoVM gene encoding stage V sporulation protein SpoVM produces MKFYTIKLPKFLGGVIRAMLGTFKKG; encoded by the coding sequence ATGAAATTCTATACCATTAAACTGCCCAAATTTTTAGGCGGTGTGATCCGGGCGATGCTGGGAACGTTTAAGAAGGGGTAG
- the rpmB gene encoding 50S ribosomal protein L28, with protein MSRKCVITGRGPSSGNKRSHALNATKRRWGANVQKVRILVNGKPKRVYVSAKALKSGKVQRV; from the coding sequence ATGTCACGTAAATGTGTAATCACCGGTCGCGGACCAAGCTCCGGTAACAAACGCTCACACGCTTTGAACGCAACGAAGCGCCGCTGGGGTGCTAACGTACAAAAAGTACGGATCCTCGTTAACGGGAAGCCAAAGCGCGTATACGTATCCGCTAAAGCGTTGAAATCCGGAAAAGTTCAACGCGTATAA
- a CDS encoding Asp23/Gls24 family envelope stress response protein, whose translation MTIEMKTNYGNIDVSRDVVAVIAGGAAIDCYGIVGMASQKQLKDGITDLLGKENLSRGVVIREENDEVQIDMYIIVSYGTKISEVAHNVQSKVKYQLEQMLGLVVDSVNIFVQGVRVTNP comes from the coding sequence ATGACGATTGAAATGAAGACAAATTACGGAAACATTGATGTATCAAGAGATGTAGTGGCTGTGATCGCAGGCGGTGCAGCGATTGATTGTTACGGCATTGTCGGAATGGCTTCACAAAAGCAGCTGAAAGACGGTATTACAGACCTTTTGGGTAAAGAAAATCTGAGCAGAGGTGTCGTCATTCGCGAAGAGAATGATGAAGTGCAGATTGATATGTACATAATTGTAAGCTATGGCACAAAAATCTCTGAAGTTGCCCATAATGTGCAGTCCAAAGTAAAGTATCAGCTTGAGCAGATGCTCGGACTGGTCGTGGATTCTGTCAACATTTTCGTACAAGGTGTACGGGTAACCAATCCATAG
- a CDS encoding DAK2 domain-containing protein, which produces MSNQAIEGKKFAQMVLEGANNLSNNSKAIDALNVFPVPDGDTGTNMNLTITSGVKEVRASQEDHVGKVAGAFAKGLLMGARGNSGVILSQLFRGFSKSVEGKETISAKDLSAAFEYGVDMAYKAVMKPVEGTILTVAKDAARKGQKSAEASEDVIEVMSDVLDEAKASLKRTPDLLPVLKEVGVVDSGGQGLVTIYEGFLAVLKGEKATSDIQESPSLDELVKVEHHQSAQSHMSTEDIEFGYCTEVMVRFEEEKMNENPYNEDAFRNKLSEYGDSLLVVSDEDLLKIHIHAEHPGHVITEAQKYGGLTHVKIENMREQHTTILEDEMKKQDRSGGGANKPAGKQEYAVITVAMGDGIASLFEGLGAGGVIQGGQTMNPSTEDFVKAIREANAEKVILLPNNSNIIMAAQQANDVVEEDVVVVASKSVPQGLAALLAFNPSDSLEENQEAMTEAMADVKTGEVTYAVRDTSLNGTEIKKGDFMGIEGKKIITTGPSVQEVAKELLTKMVDDNSEIVTVIMGEDRNEEEAQELASFLEDNYEDVEVEVHKGNQPLYSYIISVE; this is translated from the coding sequence GTGAGTAACCAAGCGATTGAAGGAAAAAAGTTTGCCCAGATGGTGCTTGAAGGTGCGAACAACCTGTCAAACAATTCGAAGGCAATCGATGCCCTGAATGTGTTTCCTGTTCCGGACGGGGATACAGGTACGAATATGAACCTGACGATCACTTCCGGTGTGAAGGAAGTTCGTGCTTCCCAGGAAGATCACGTCGGTAAAGTGGCAGGTGCATTTGCGAAAGGACTTCTCATGGGAGCCCGGGGGAATTCCGGCGTCATTCTATCCCAGCTTTTCCGCGGGTTTTCAAAATCCGTTGAAGGGAAAGAGACCATTTCGGCAAAGGATTTGAGCGCCGCATTCGAATATGGTGTGGACATGGCATATAAGGCCGTAATGAAGCCCGTTGAAGGCACCATTCTCACGGTAGCCAAAGATGCAGCCCGAAAGGGACAGAAGTCGGCAGAGGCGTCAGAAGACGTGATTGAAGTGATGAGCGATGTTCTGGATGAAGCGAAAGCCTCTCTTAAACGCACGCCTGATCTTCTCCCGGTGCTGAAGGAAGTCGGCGTTGTTGATTCCGGCGGACAGGGTCTGGTGACGATTTACGAAGGTTTTCTTGCTGTTCTTAAAGGGGAAAAAGCCACATCAGACATTCAGGAAAGTCCATCCCTCGATGAGCTTGTTAAAGTTGAACACCATCAGTCAGCCCAGAGTCATATGTCGACTGAAGACATTGAATTCGGCTACTGTACCGAAGTGATGGTCCGGTTCGAAGAGGAGAAAATGAATGAAAACCCTTACAACGAGGATGCGTTCCGTAACAAACTGAGCGAATATGGTGATTCTCTTCTTGTTGTATCCGATGAGGACCTTCTTAAAATTCATATTCATGCGGAACATCCGGGACATGTAATTACGGAAGCCCAGAAATACGGCGGACTTACCCACGTGAAAATTGAGAATATGCGTGAACAGCACACAACGATTCTGGAAGATGAGATGAAAAAGCAGGATCGCAGCGGTGGAGGAGCCAATAAACCGGCAGGAAAACAGGAATACGCTGTCATTACTGTTGCTATGGGTGACGGTATTGCATCTCTGTTTGAAGGTCTCGGTGCCGGCGGAGTCATCCAGGGCGGTCAGACAATGAATCCGTCCACAGAGGATTTTGTCAAAGCAATCAGAGAAGCAAATGCTGAAAAAGTGATCCTGCTTCCGAACAACTCCAACATCATTATGGCTGCGCAGCAGGCAAACGACGTAGTGGAAGAAGACGTTGTGGTAGTGGCATCCAAATCCGTTCCGCAGGGTCTTGCAGCACTTCTCGCTTTTAATCCTTCAGATTCTCTTGAGGAAAATCAGGAAGCGATGACGGAAGCGATGGCCGACGTAAAGACAGGTGAAGTAACTTATGCTGTCCGTGATACGAGCCTGAACGGAACAGAAATAAAAAAAGGTGACTTTATGGGCATTGAAGGGAAAAAGATTATTACAACAGGACCTTCTGTTCAGGAAGTTGCAAAAGAACTGCTCACAAAAATGGTTGATGATAATAGCGAAATTGTGACGGTGATTATGGGAGAAGACCGGAATGAGGAAGAAGCACAGGAACTGGCTTCTTTCCTTGAAGATAATTATGAAGATGTAGAAGTTGAGGTTCATAAAGGGAACCAGCCGCTCTACTCTTATATTATCTCAGTAGAATAA
- a CDS encoding DegV family protein: MGNVKVVTDSTADLPQELIDELNITVVPLKVHFGNETFEDGVDLTPDEFYQKLGETDRMPSTSQPTPFQFEEQYRSLADEDTSIISIHLSSRLSGTYQSAVIASGELEGQVDVTVIDSRKASYAIGIIVAEIAQMAANGAGKEECLARLDVLLEDTTVYFMVDTLEFLEKNGRIGKASAMLGSLLKIKPILSLNDEGEVYPADKARGSKKAAAKMISELEKQFGNDPVQIGLSHALAREAAEELASKAEEHLNVQSTVITTIGPVIGAHVGPGTISLSVMKVN; the protein is encoded by the coding sequence ATGGGAAACGTGAAGGTTGTTACAGATTCAACGGCGGATCTTCCTCAGGAACTGATCGATGAACTCAACATTACGGTCGTTCCGCTGAAGGTACATTTCGGTAATGAAACGTTTGAAGATGGAGTGGATCTCACTCCGGATGAGTTTTATCAGAAACTGGGTGAGACGGATCGCATGCCAAGCACGTCCCAGCCGACCCCTTTTCAGTTTGAAGAACAGTACCGGTCACTGGCGGATGAAGATACATCTATTATTTCCATTCATCTTTCTTCCCGCCTGAGCGGAACGTATCAGTCAGCCGTGATTGCTTCCGGAGAACTGGAAGGGCAGGTGGATGTCACCGTCATCGATTCCCGGAAAGCATCGTATGCGATCGGCATCATTGTGGCGGAAATTGCTCAGATGGCCGCCAACGGCGCGGGAAAAGAAGAATGCCTTGCCAGGCTCGATGTCCTGCTTGAAGATACTACGGTTTACTTCATGGTCGATACACTCGAATTCCTTGAAAAGAACGGACGGATCGGGAAGGCTTCTGCCATGCTCGGCTCCCTGCTTAAAATTAAACCGATTCTTTCCCTTAACGATGAAGGGGAGGTCTACCCGGCTGATAAGGCCCGCGGCTCCAAAAAAGCCGCAGCTAAAATGATCAGTGAGCTGGAAAAACAGTTTGGAAATGACCCTGTTCAAATTGGACTGTCACATGCTCTTGCCAGAGAAGCGGCTGAGGAACTCGCGTCAAAAGCAGAGGAACATTTAAACGTTCAAAGTACAGTCATTACGACAATTGGACCGGTAATCGGTGCCCATGTAGGGCCGGGAACCATTTCCTTATCTGTTATGAAAGTAAATTAA
- the sdaAB gene encoding L-serine ammonia-lyase, iron-sulfur-dependent subunit beta, with amino-acid sequence MKFRSVFDIIGPVMVGPSSSHTAGAARIGLVARHLFQTQPEWADIHLYGSFAKTYQGHGTDVALVGGILGFDTDDPRIPDALKMAEEKGMKVTFIEEKDDHDHPNTVRIRLGKGDDRMELVGISIGGGKVEVKELDGFKLRLSGNHPAILVVHNDRYGAIASVAAALAEEEINIGHMEVSRKDKGKEALMVIEVDQNVSTELLKKIGSLSAIEKVTKIHD; translated from the coding sequence ATGAAATTCCGCAGTGTCTTTGATATTATCGGTCCGGTTATGGTAGGACCGTCAAGTTCACATACTGCAGGGGCTGCCCGGATCGGGCTTGTGGCCCGCCATCTTTTTCAGACGCAGCCTGAATGGGCTGATATTCATCTATATGGTTCTTTTGCAAAAACTTACCAGGGTCACGGAACAGATGTAGCGCTCGTCGGGGGCATACTGGGATTTGATACAGACGATCCCCGGATTCCCGACGCATTAAAGATGGCCGAAGAAAAAGGCATGAAAGTCACTTTCATTGAGGAAAAAGACGATCATGATCATCCGAATACGGTTAGAATCCGGCTCGGTAAAGGGGACGACCGTATGGAACTCGTAGGGATTTCCATTGGAGGCGGAAAAGTGGAAGTGAAAGAATTAGATGGGTTCAAGCTGAGGCTGAGCGGGAATCACCCCGCCATTCTCGTCGTTCACAATGACCGCTATGGTGCAATTGCATCCGTTGCCGCGGCCCTTGCAGAAGAAGAAATTAACATCGGACACATGGAAGTGTCAAGAAAAGATAAAGGGAAAGAGGCTCTGATGGTCATTGAAGTCGACCAGAACGTCAGTACTGAGCTGCTCAAAAAAATCGGCTCCCTTTCCGCAATCGAAAAAGTCACCAAAATTCATGATTAG
- the sdaAA gene encoding L-serine ammonia-lyase, iron-sulfur-dependent, subunit alpha yields MFHSVKELLEITEKRNIPISEVMIEQEMEIHNRTRDEIIAQMDKNLTVMEQAVERGIKEEVKSVSGLTGGDGKKLYNYIQTNDTLAGPLLLDAVAKAMATNEVNAAMGTICATPTAGSAGVVPGVLFSLKDKLKPEREDMIRFLFTSGAFGFVVANNASISGAAGGCQAEVGSAAGMAAAAAVEMAGGTPKQSAEAMAITLKNMLGLVCDPVAGLVEVPCVKRNAAGASNAIVSADLALAGIESRIPADEVIDAMYRIGQSMPSALRETAEGGLAATPTGRRLQKEIFGSKPR; encoded by the coding sequence ATGTTTCACAGTGTCAAGGAATTACTTGAAATTACAGAGAAAAGGAACATACCGATTTCCGAAGTGATGATTGAGCAGGAGATGGAGATCCATAACCGGACCCGCGATGAAATCATTGCCCAGATGGATAAAAACCTCACGGTCATGGAACAGGCAGTTGAGCGGGGAATCAAGGAAGAAGTAAAGTCTGTTTCCGGCCTTACTGGAGGAGACGGCAAAAAGCTTTATAACTACATCCAGACTAATGATACGCTTGCGGGGCCTCTTCTGCTCGATGCTGTGGCAAAGGCGATGGCCACAAACGAAGTGAACGCCGCCATGGGAACCATCTGCGCCACACCGACAGCTGGCTCTGCCGGGGTCGTACCCGGTGTTCTTTTCAGCCTTAAGGATAAACTGAAGCCGGAACGGGAGGATATGATTCGATTTCTGTTTACGAGCGGGGCTTTCGGATTTGTAGTGGCAAACAACGCCTCTATATCCGGTGCTGCCGGCGGCTGTCAGGCAGAAGTTGGGTCCGCCGCAGGAATGGCAGCAGCAGCAGCTGTGGAAATGGCAGGAGGAACGCCCAAACAGAGTGCAGAAGCGATGGCAATTACATTGAAAAACATGCTTGGACTTGTCTGTGACCCGGTTGCAGGCCTTGTGGAGGTCCCGTGCGTGAAGCGAAATGCTGCCGGTGCTTCCAATGCGATCGTATCGGCGGACCTTGCTCTGGCGGGTATTGAAAGCAGAATTCCGGCTGACGAAGTGATCGATGCCATGTACAGAATCGGCCAGTCCATGCCTTCAGCCTTGCGTGAAACTGCTGAAGGGGGGCTAGCGGCGACACCGACAGGCCGGCGCCTGCAAAAAGAAATATTCGGTAGCAAGCCGCGCTGA
- the recG gene encoding ATP-dependent DNA helicase RecG — protein MTLNLDLPVIHVNGVGERSSELLSSLNIHTVGDLLEHFPFRHEDYAIRPLDEIAHEERATVRGTVHSEPALRFYGKKKSRLTVRLLVDGLLIQAIFFNQHYLKSRFVLGEEAVVTGKWDRSRAQLSPAVMTAKKQTEEQGLEPVYPLKGDLKMSTLKKWIKEAMDTYGHELTETLPAQLIEAYKLMDRQETIRQLHFPSSSGNLKQARRRMIYEELLLFQLKMQTFRKQEREQQEGRGKRFSEGAVQTFTEKLPFPLTGAQKKVKQEILKDLSSPYRMNRLLQGDVGSGKTVVAAIALYAAVNAGSQGALMVPTEILAEQHSESLKSLLEPEGITVRLLSGSARAKERRETLESLANGETDILIGTHALIQEGVDFKNLGLVITDEQHRFGVNQRKILREKGLYPDVLFMTATPIPRTLAISVFGDMDVSVIDEMPKGRKPIETYWAKPDMFGRVLAFMEKQLRAGRQVYVICPLIEESDKLDVQNAIDIHVKLSEALPDFSCGLMHGRLAAEEKDQVMKAFAENHVHLLVSTTVVEVGVNVPNATLMVIYDAERFGLAQLHQLRGRVGRGSDQSYCILLADPKSDNGKERMQVMTETNDGFELSERDLELRGPGDFFGRKQSGLPEFKVADLVHDYRVLEVARQDAAKLVDSDAFWNSKDYEALRFWLEKEGVFDTERLD, from the coding sequence CTGACATTGAATCTGGACCTGCCTGTAATACACGTGAATGGAGTAGGAGAGCGCTCGTCAGAGCTGCTCTCCTCTCTCAATATACATACAGTCGGTGATCTGCTAGAACACTTCCCTTTCCGCCATGAAGATTACGCCATAAGGCCCCTTGATGAAATTGCCCATGAGGAGAGAGCGACAGTCAGGGGCACCGTACACAGTGAGCCGGCTCTCCGTTTTTACGGGAAAAAGAAGTCACGGCTGACAGTCCGGCTTCTTGTTGATGGACTGCTTATTCAGGCGATTTTTTTTAATCAGCATTATCTTAAATCCAGATTTGTTCTCGGTGAGGAAGCGGTAGTCACCGGAAAGTGGGACCGCAGCCGTGCACAGCTCTCACCTGCTGTGATGACCGCAAAAAAACAAACAGAGGAACAAGGGCTTGAGCCGGTTTATCCCCTTAAAGGGGATTTGAAAATGTCGACATTAAAAAAGTGGATTAAAGAAGCGATGGATACATACGGACACGAACTGACTGAAACGCTTCCTGCACAGCTGATCGAAGCCTACAAATTGATGGACCGGCAGGAAACCATCCGTCAGCTCCACTTTCCATCGTCATCCGGCAACCTTAAACAGGCAAGAAGACGAATGATTTATGAAGAACTCCTCTTATTTCAGCTTAAAATGCAGACCTTTCGTAAACAGGAGAGGGAACAGCAGGAAGGCAGAGGAAAGCGTTTTTCCGAAGGCGCTGTCCAGACCTTTACAGAAAAACTGCCTTTTCCCCTTACAGGAGCCCAGAAAAAAGTAAAACAGGAAATATTGAAGGATCTCTCTTCACCATACAGAATGAACCGGCTCCTCCAGGGGGATGTGGGGTCCGGGAAAACGGTAGTTGCTGCGATTGCCCTTTATGCAGCCGTTAATGCGGGCAGCCAGGGGGCCCTGATGGTACCGACTGAAATTTTGGCCGAGCAGCACAGCGAATCCTTAAAATCCCTTCTGGAACCTGAAGGTATAACAGTCCGTCTGCTGTCTGGCAGTGCCCGCGCCAAAGAGAGGAGAGAGACACTTGAATCTCTTGCAAATGGCGAGACAGATATTTTAATCGGCACCCACGCGCTTATACAGGAAGGGGTGGATTTTAAAAACCTCGGTCTGGTAATCACAGATGAGCAGCATCGTTTCGGTGTGAATCAGCGCAAAATTTTGCGAGAGAAGGGTCTTTACCCGGATGTGCTGTTCATGACAGCCACGCCGATCCCGCGGACTCTTGCTATTTCCGTATTTGGTGATATGGATGTATCTGTTATCGATGAGATGCCCAAAGGGCGCAAACCGATTGAAACCTACTGGGCCAAGCCGGATATGTTTGGGCGGGTACTTGCATTTATGGAAAAGCAGCTTCGTGCCGGCCGACAGGTGTATGTCATCTGCCCACTTATTGAAGAGTCGGACAAACTTGATGTACAAAATGCCATCGATATTCATGTGAAGCTGTCGGAAGCCCTGCCGGACTTTTCGTGCGGATTGATGCACGGGCGTCTCGCTGCCGAAGAGAAAGACCAGGTCATGAAAGCTTTCGCAGAAAACCATGTGCATCTTCTTGTTTCCACCACAGTGGTGGAAGTTGGTGTGAATGTTCCCAATGCGACACTGATGGTGATTTATGATGCGGAACGTTTTGGCCTTGCTCAGCTTCACCAGCTCAGAGGGCGTGTCGGGAGAGGCAGCGACCAGTCGTACTGCATTCTTCTGGCCGATCCTAAATCTGATAACGGGAAAGAACGGATGCAGGTGATGACCGAAACCAATGATGGATTCGAACTATCGGAGCGTGATCTGGAACTTAGGGGACCAGGTGATTTTTTCGGCCGCAAACAAAGCGGACTTCCGGAATTCAAGGTTGCAGATCTCGTACATGACTACCGGGTTCTTGAAGTAGCCAGGCAGGACGCAGCAAAACTCGTGGATTCCGATGCCTTCTGGAACTCAAAGGACTACGAAGCCCTGAGGTTCTGGCTGGAAAAAGAAGGCGTGTTTGATACGGAGCGGCTTGACTGA
- the fapR gene encoding transcription factor FapR, translated as MKMSKKDRQPRLRQEIDKNPFVTDDALADSFGVSVQTIRLDRLELNIPEVRERIKDVARQQYDTVKALQMEEIIGEMVDLELDKYAISILDIREEHVFTRTGIARGHHLFAQGNSLAVAVIDDELALTAKSSVSFKRQVRQGERVVAKAVVTGIQGDRTFVTVNSHVGQELVFTGEFSMFRQQHSEEKEG; from the coding sequence ATGAAAATGTCCAAAAAGGACCGTCAGCCCCGGCTGAGGCAGGAAATTGATAAAAATCCATTTGTGACGGATGATGCTCTGGCTGACTCGTTCGGTGTGAGTGTTCAGACCATCAGGCTCGATAGACTTGAACTGAATATTCCTGAAGTAAGAGAGCGGATTAAAGATGTGGCAAGACAGCAGTATGACACTGTCAAAGCGCTCCAGATGGAAGAGATCATCGGAGAGATGGTCGATCTTGAGCTTGATAAATATGCGATCTCCATTCTTGATATCAGGGAGGAGCATGTATTTACGCGGACCGGCATCGCAAGGGGACATCATCTTTTTGCCCAGGGGAATTCCCTGGCGGTTGCCGTTATTGATGATGAACTTGCTCTCACCGCTAAATCGAGTGTGTCTTTTAAACGACAGGTCCGGCAGGGAGAGCGGGTCGTTGCAAAAGCGGTTGTTACCGGGATCCAGGGAGACCGCACCTTTGTGACTGTAAACAGCCACGTAGGACAGGAACTCGTTTTTACCGGGGAATTTTCCATGTTCCGTCAACAGCATTCAGAGGAGAAAGAAGGTTAA